The genomic DNA TCTACCCTTAAACCCTTTGTAACCAATACCAATCCTAATTTCTTGCTCATCTGCAATCCCTAAATTTCTATAGAGATTTTTTAAATACATTAGTGTTTCCGCTGTTCTAATAATTCGAGTGTCAAAAAAAATACGAGTTTTGCCTTTTTCTCTTTGATCTTCAAACAAGCTCTTCAGCATAAAAAAACTGCCATCCTTTCTAATTGCCCAAAAATCATAAGAATTACTATCTCTATCAGTTATGCTAATTTCAGCTCTAATTCCCCAATTCCTAGCCTTGGGACTAAACTCATCCACATTGTCCATAACCAAAGCGATGGGCCAGCCAAATGTGCGAATGGTTGATTCTCTAGCCGCATCCTTAATATCTTGTCCGCTTTCAATATAAAAATCATGATTTAGAAGTTGAGAACGAACCTCCATAAATAACCCCAGATCTAAAGAATTTAATTTTTCTGTGGATTCTCTTTTTAGCTCTGTAAACCAGTTTTCTATTTGTAATAATTCTCTAGGCATATTTTTTTGAAATTATTTTTTATTATTTTGATCTTGTGATTTTCTTTTAACCATCTCCCACAGATTTTCGCAACCATCTAAAATATCAGCTATTGCTTTTTTTAAGGTTGCAGAGTCTGCATCTCCTAACTTTTTATATGAAAATTTTGTATCTTGGACGGCCCATGCATCGGCCATAACAGTTCTAACTTGTATTTCGCAAAATATTTTCTCCTTTTTCCTGCCCACTTGTACTGTTTTAGCAAGATCTACATGTATTGCTCTATATTCTTCCTCTTTTTCCTCGGCCTTAACATTTAAATATCCTTTTGTCTTCAAATGTCCTTCCAAATAGTAAGCAAGATTATCTCTATCATCTCTACAGTAGCACGCAACTCGCACTCCAGCGATATCTTTTAAATCTGTAAGTTTCTTATGTCCTTTGTATTTATCAGGCTTGTCATCTCTACCTTTGTTATTTTCTAAGATAGATTTAAGTTTTTTGATTGACCCACCATTATGTCTCTGCCTAATATAATGAATACCCCATTTATCTGATTCTTTTTCGATTTGTTTTATAATTGTATAAACTTCTTTTTGAAAATTTTTATACTCATCTTTGTACTTATTGTAGTCTTTTTTCAATTGTTCTTCGTCTAGGTGTGTTTTTTTCATACAAGTTTGTTTGTCGATATTTTCACATCTTGTGGTTTCAAATTTGAAATTCCTTTTTACTAAACATAGCAGAGCCAAACTTTCTTTTAAGTAGCTCTCGGACTGAAGGCAGGCTTGGTTTTAATGCCCAAACGGGTTTGGGCATTAAACTGCCGAAGGAGAGGCAGCGGGCAATTTTCGCTGGAAAAATTGAACCGCGGTACTTAAAAGGAAGGTTTGGCGGAGCGCTAAACCACTATATTCACTATCTTATCTTGAATCGCAATAATTTTTTTGGGTTCCCTCCCCTCCAAAAACGCCGCAACCTTCTCATTCTCCAACGCCATCTTCTCAAGCTTGTCTTTGGATGTTCCTCTCTCCACCTCCAACTCCGCCTTAACCTTCCCGTTAACCTGAACCGGAATTGTTATTGTATCTTCCCTTGCCAACTCCTCATCAAACTCGGGCCATTTTTGGTCGTGAATACTTGAATCAGTAGATAGTTGAGACCATAATTCTTCTGTAATATACGGGGCGAAGGGAGCCAGCAATACCAGTAAAGTCCTAATATCTTCTTCGGAGTGCTCGTTATCGTAAAGCGTGTTTACAAAGGTCATCATGGCGGCGATGGCGGTATTGTAGTGCAATCTCTCAATATCCTCTGTCACTTTTTTTATCATCTGATGCCTTGCCTGCTCCAACTGTTTACTGTTTACTGTTTTCTGTTCACTGTCTTGAACAAGACCAAAGACTCGTCCCAAAAACCTATGCACTCCTCGTATTCCCTCGTCCCGCCAGTCTCCCCCCTGTTCAAGAGGGCTTAAAAACATTAAATAAGTGCGCACTGTATCTGCGCCAAACGCCTCAAAAAGATTATCGGGGTTTATTACATTTCCTTTTGATTTTGATATCTTCGCTCCATCTTTTATTAAAAGTCCATGGGCGCGAAACTTATCAAAGGGCTCTTCAAAATCTATAAGTTTTTGGTCGTGCAAAAACATTGTAATAAAGCGCGCGTACATTAAGTGCAAAACTGCGTGCTCCTGCCCGCCTATGTACATATCAACCGGTAACCAGGTTCTCGTCCTGAGCTTGTCGAAGGGTTTGTCATGCACATCTGTAGAGGGATACCTTAAAAAGTACCATGAAGAATCTAAAAAAGTATCGCTTACATCTGTTTCGCGCCTTGCGGCTCCGCCACACTCAGGACAAGCTACCTCAACAAAAGCACTATCTGCCTCAAGTGGCGCTTTACCCGTGCCTTTAGGGCGGAAGTCTTCAAGATAAGGTAACTCTACAGGCAAGTTTTCCTCGGACACGGGATGAATTGCCACCTCTTCGCCGTTTATTATAGTCCAATCAATTCCCTCTTCACCCTTTTTCTTTGCTTTTTCTAAACATTCGCCCGCGCAGTAGATAATGGGAATGGGTGGTCCCCAGTACCTCTGGCGGGATATCAACCAGTCACGCAAATGATATTGGACACGCATTTCCCCCCCTGCTTCTTCCGCTATTTTCTCTCTTGCTTTTTCGCTTTCGGTGTCGTCAAATTTACCTGAATTTACTAAAACACCCTCGCCTGTGTAGGCGCCTTTTGTTGCTTCGCCTGTTTCTTTATCTGGGGGCAAAATTACGGGGCGTATTGGAAGTCCATATTTTACGGCAAACTCAAAATCACGCTCGTCGTGCGCGGGTACGGCCATAATGGCACCTGTTCCATATTCTGCCAAAACATAATCTGAAATCCAAACAGGTACCTTTTCCCCGCTTGCGGGATTTGTAGCAAAAACACCTGAATCTACCCCATCTTTTTCTGTGTTTTGATTTTCTGCCTGTAAACTGCGTCCCTTAATTGCTTTATCAATATATTTTTTAACTTCGTCCGTTGTTTGCCAGCCCATATCAAGCCATTCATGCGCAAGCTCGGGCGATGCAACTATAAATGTCACGCCATATAGAGTGTCGGGACGGGTGGTGAAGACTTCTACAAAATGTTTGCCATCTTCTTGCCCGTCTCGCCCGAGGCTCGCCGAGGTGGACCCTTCAATATTTGATAGCGGAAATTTAAAAAGCGCGCCTTCACTTTTTCCTATCCAGTTTCTCTGCGCTGCTCGTGTGCGCTCGGACCAGTCAATTTTATCAAGATTTTCTAAAAGGCGCTCCGCGTAATCTGTAATTTTTAAAAACCACTGTCTTAATTTGCGTGTTTCTACAACACTATCACACCTTTCGCACCTGCCCTGTATCACCTGTTCGTTTGCGAGCACCGTCTGACAACCCGGACACCACTGCACAGGCGCTTCTTTGTGGTAGGCAAGCCCCGTCTTATAAAGCTGTAAAAAAAGCCACTGTGTCCACCTGTAGTAAGCGGGGTCTGTTGTGTCTA from Candidatus Spechtbacterales bacterium includes the following:
- a CDS encoding RelA/SpoT domain-containing protein, producing the protein MKKTHLDEEQLKKDYNKYKDEYKNFQKEVYTIIKQIEKESDKWGIHYIRQRHNGGSIKKLKSILENNKGRDDKPDKYKGHKKLTDLKDIAGVRVACYCRDDRDNLAYYLEGHLKTKGYLNVKAEEKEEEYRAIHVDLAKTVQVGRKKEKIFCEIQVRTVMADAWAVQDTKFSYKKLGDADSATLKKAIADILDGCENLWEMVKRKSQDQNNKK
- a CDS encoding class I tRNA ligase family protein; this translates as MKSYNPIKIESKWRKRWLAENRWQVDIKNAKNPYFNLMMFPYPSAEGLHIGNLYAFTGSDIHGRYMRMRGYDVFEPIGFDAFGIHSENFAIKKGVHPRDLIQTSTANFRRQLENAGQMYSWDNLVDTTDPAYYRWTQWLFLQLYKTGLAYHKEAPVQWCPGCQTVLANEQVIQGRCERCDSVVETRKLRQWFLKITDYAERLLENLDKIDWSERTRAAQRNWIGKSEGALFKFPLSNIEGSTSASLGRDGQEDGKHFVEVFTTRPDTLYGVTFIVASPELAHEWLDMGWQTTDEVKKYIDKAIKGRSLQAENQNTEKDGVDSGVFATNPASGEKVPVWISDYVLAEYGTGAIMAVPAHDERDFEFAVKYGLPIRPVILPPDKETGEATKGAYTGEGVLVNSGKFDDTESEKAREKIAEEAGGEMRVQYHLRDWLISRQRYWGPPIPIIYCAGECLEKAKKKGEEGIDWTIINGEEVAIHPVSEENLPVELPYLEDFRPKGTGKAPLEADSAFVEVACPECGGAARRETDVSDTFLDSSWYFLRYPSTDVHDKPFDKLRTRTWLPVDMYIGGQEHAVLHLMYARFITMFLHDQKLIDFEEPFDKFRAHGLLIKDGAKISKSKGNVINPDNLFEAFGADTVRTYLMFLSPLEQGGDWRDEGIRGVHRFLGRVFGLVQDSEQKTVNSKQLEQARHQMIKKVTEDIERLHYNTAIAAMMTFVNTLYDNEHSEEDIRTLLVLLAPFAPYITEELWSQLSTDSSIHDQKWPEFDEELAREDTITIPVQVNGKVKAELEVERGTSKDKLEKMALENEKVAAFLEGREPKKIIAIQDKIVNIVV